The Nocardioides sp. S-1144 genome includes a region encoding these proteins:
- the glpK gene encoding glycerol kinase GlpK: MAQYVGAVDQGTTSTRFMIFDHSGNEVARHQLEHEQIMPQAGWVEHDPVEIWERTSSVLQTGLGKANLNASDLVALGITNQRETTVVWDKNTGRPYYNAIVWQDTRTDRIASKLERDGHGDLIRQRAGLPPATYFSGGKIQWILENVDGVREAAERGDALFGNTDSWLVWNLTGGTDGGVHVTEPTNASRTMLMDLETLAWDDELLALFNIPRAMLPEIRSSSEPDAYGTTRANGPLRGEVPITGILGDQQAATVGQVCFAPGEAKNTYGTGNFMLLNTGTELVRSEAGLLTTVCYKFGDADAVYALEGSIAVTGSAVQWLRDQLGIISGAAQSESLARQVDDNGGVYFVPAFSGLFAPYWRSDARGAIVGLSRYNTNAHLARATLESICYQSRDVAEAMEKDSGVTLEVLKVDGGVTANELCMQIQADVLGVEVSRPVVAETTALGAAYAAGLAVGFWNNTDELRENWNEAKRWSPQWNDEQRTEGYAQWKKAVERTLDWVDVD, translated from the coding sequence ATGGCCCAGTACGTCGGAGCAGTCGACCAAGGCACGACCAGCACCCGCTTCATGATCTTCGACCACAGCGGCAACGAGGTCGCCCGGCACCAGCTCGAGCACGAGCAGATCATGCCGCAGGCCGGCTGGGTCGAGCACGACCCGGTGGAGATCTGGGAGCGCACCAGCTCGGTGCTCCAGACCGGCCTCGGCAAGGCGAACCTCAACGCCAGCGACCTGGTCGCCCTCGGGATCACCAACCAGCGCGAGACCACCGTCGTGTGGGACAAGAACACCGGCCGTCCGTACTACAACGCGATCGTGTGGCAGGACACCCGCACCGACAGGATCGCCAGCAAGCTCGAGCGCGACGGCCACGGCGACCTGATCCGGCAGCGCGCCGGACTGCCGCCCGCGACGTACTTCTCGGGCGGCAAGATCCAGTGGATCCTCGAGAACGTCGACGGCGTCCGCGAGGCGGCCGAGCGCGGCGACGCGCTGTTCGGCAACACCGACAGCTGGCTGGTGTGGAACCTCACCGGCGGCACCGACGGCGGCGTCCACGTCACCGAGCCGACCAACGCCAGCCGCACCATGCTGATGGACCTCGAGACCCTCGCGTGGGACGACGAGCTGCTCGCGCTGTTCAACATCCCGCGGGCGATGCTCCCCGAGATCCGCTCCTCCAGCGAGCCCGACGCCTACGGCACCACCCGCGCCAACGGCCCGCTGCGCGGCGAGGTCCCGATCACCGGCATCCTCGGCGACCAGCAGGCGGCCACCGTCGGCCAGGTCTGCTTCGCCCCGGGCGAGGCCAAGAACACCTACGGCACCGGCAACTTCATGCTCCTCAACACCGGCACCGAGCTGGTCCGCTCGGAGGCCGGCCTGCTGACGACCGTCTGCTACAAGTTCGGTGACGCCGACGCCGTCTACGCCCTCGAGGGCTCGATCGCGGTGACCGGCTCGGCCGTGCAGTGGCTGCGCGACCAGCTCGGCATCATCAGCGGTGCCGCGCAGAGCGAGTCGCTGGCCCGCCAGGTCGACGACAACGGCGGGGTCTACTTCGTCCCGGCGTTCTCGGGCCTCTTCGCGCCGTACTGGCGCTCCGACGCCCGCGGCGCGATCGTCGGGCTGTCGCGCTACAACACCAACGCGCACCTGGCCCGCGCGACCCTGGAGTCGATCTGCTACCAGAGCCGCGACGTGGCCGAGGCGATGGAGAAGGACTCCGGCGTCACCCTCGAGGTGCTCAAGGTCGACGGCGGCGTCACGGCCAACGAGCTGTGCATGCAGATCCAGGCCGACGTCCTCGGGGTCGAGGTCAGCCGCCCGGTGGTGGCCGAGACCACGGCGCTCGGTGCGGCCTACGCCGCGGGCCTGGCGGTCGGGTTCTGGAACAACACCGACGAGCTGCGCGAGAACTGGAACGAGGCGAAGCGCTGGTCGCCGCAGTGGAATGACGAGCAGCGCACCGAGGGTTATGCCCAGTGGAAGAAGGCCGTCGAGCGCACGCTCGACTGGGTCGACGTCGACTGA
- a CDS encoding MIP/aquaporin family protein, whose product MSTKKNTLVGELSAEFAGTLILILFGCGVVASVVAAGRGDADSISWAWGLGVVLGIYTAGKITGAHLNPAVTVALAVFRGFPWSKVGPYALAQLAGAFVAAIIVRFTYADFIKAIDPDLGKASMGIFFTSPGATPDGEAVVSITTAFADQLLGTAILVFLVLALTTATNAPPLANLTPWFVGMVVVAIGMAWGANAGYAINPARDLGPRLAAWMTGYGNDVWEAAGSNDLYFWVPIVAPVIGGLIGGAAFKFLIEIHLPAEEPETAGEKGVQA is encoded by the coding sequence GTGTCCACGAAGAAGAACACCCTGGTCGGCGAGCTGAGCGCCGAGTTCGCCGGGACCCTGATCTTGATCCTGTTCGGGTGCGGCGTCGTCGCATCCGTCGTCGCCGCCGGACGCGGTGACGCAGACTCGATCAGCTGGGCCTGGGGCCTCGGCGTCGTGCTCGGCATCTACACCGCCGGCAAGATCACCGGAGCCCACCTCAACCCCGCCGTGACCGTCGCGCTGGCCGTGTTCCGCGGCTTCCCCTGGAGCAAGGTCGGGCCCTACGCCCTGGCCCAGCTCGCGGGCGCGTTCGTCGCCGCGATCATCGTCCGCTTCACCTACGCCGACTTCATCAAGGCCATCGACCCCGACCTCGGCAAGGCCTCGATGGGCATCTTCTTCACCTCGCCGGGCGCCACGCCCGACGGCGAGGCGGTCGTGTCGATCACCACCGCGTTCGCCGACCAGCTGCTCGGCACCGCGATCCTGGTCTTCCTCGTCCTGGCGCTGACCACGGCGACCAACGCCCCGCCGCTGGCGAACCTGACGCCCTGGTTCGTCGGGATGGTCGTCGTCGCGATCGGCATGGCCTGGGGTGCGAACGCCGGCTACGCGATCAACCCGGCCCGTGACCTCGGCCCCCGCCTCGCCGCCTGGATGACCGGGTACGGCAACGACGTGTGGGAGGCAGCAGGGAGCAACGACCTCTACTTCTGGGTGCCGATCGTGGCCCCGGTGATCGGCGGCCTGATCGGCGGCGCGGCGTTCAAGTTCCTCATCGAGATCCACCTGCCCGCCGAGGAGCCGGAGACCGCCGGCGAGAAGGGCGTCCAGGCCTGA
- a CDS encoding IclR family transcriptional regulator gives MPGSIQSIQRAAVVLHFLGALSEPVPLGDVARMLALPKPTAHGILRTLCEVGFVVQERDTGRYSLGTGLSRLGEALDPHLLRSRAVNWADGLAARTELEVQLGILTGQSVEVLHHVFRPDGSPQQLRVSELQPLHATALGVTLLAFSPAAGRLHDLRLPAYTPSTPASRVDLTRVVQQTFRRGWVLTDGTLRPGVAAVAAPIRHHIGIGVGALAVVGPRDRVIAAAGEPRAGIVDQVVAAADAISVHLQDRL, from the coding sequence GTGCCCGGCTCGATCCAGTCCATCCAGCGCGCCGCGGTGGTGCTGCACTTCCTGGGCGCGCTCTCGGAGCCGGTCCCGCTCGGGGACGTCGCCCGGATGCTCGCCCTGCCCAAGCCGACCGCCCACGGCATCCTGCGCACCCTGTGCGAGGTCGGCTTCGTCGTGCAGGAGCGCGACACGGGGCGCTACTCCCTCGGCACCGGCCTGTCGCGCCTCGGCGAGGCGCTCGACCCGCACCTCCTGCGCTCGCGCGCGGTCAACTGGGCCGACGGCCTCGCCGCGCGCACCGAGCTCGAGGTGCAGCTCGGCATCCTCACCGGCCAGTCGGTCGAGGTGCTCCACCACGTCTTCCGGCCCGACGGGTCGCCCCAGCAGCTGCGGGTCAGCGAGCTGCAGCCGCTGCACGCGACCGCCCTCGGCGTCACGCTGCTCGCCTTCTCCCCCGCCGCCGGGCGCCTGCACGACCTCCGGCTGCCGGCGTACACGCCGTCGACGCCGGCGAGCCGCGTCGACCTCACCCGCGTGGTGCAGCAGACCTTCCGGCGCGGCTGGGTCCTCACCGACGGCACGCTGCGCCCGGGCGTCGCCGCGGTCGCCGCGCCGATCCGGCACCACATCGGCATCGGCGTGGGCGCGCTGGCCGTCGTCGGGCCCCGCGACCGGGTGATCGCCGCGGCGGGCGAGCCCCGTGCCGGCATCGTCGACCAGGTGGTCGCGGCCGCCGACGCGATCTCGGTGCACCTGCAGGACCGGTTGTGA
- the glpK gene encoding glycerol kinase GlpK, with product MRAYVAAIDQGTTSTRCLIFDHHGRMVSVAQHEHAQHYPQPGWAEQDAAEIWRNTLRVLPEALADAGLSAADLAAVGIANQRETTVVWDRTTGRPLARAITWQDTRTAELVEELNQGPHADLFREVCGLAPAGYFAAPRLRWLLDHVPGLERRARSGDIAFGTMESWLIWNLTGGPDGGVHVTDVTNASRTLLMDIRTLDWDQRLLDALDIPRELLPEVRPNAQVYGECVVGLPGVPIGGAFGDQQAALFGQTCFEAGEAKCTYGTGAFLLMNTGDQITTSEHGLLSTVAYALEGQAPVYATEGSIAVAGALVQWFRDSLEMIRSAPEIETLARRVEDNGGCYIVPAFAGLFAPRWQPDARGVVVGLTSYVTRSHLARAVLEATAWQTAEVVEAMAADTGINFTRLKVDGGMTANHLLMQSVADVLAVPVERPLVAESVSLGAAYAAGLAVGYWPDLQGLRDNWHRAAVWEPAMSDALRRRERAAWDRAVERTLHWVHDDDAAR from the coding sequence GTGAGGGCCTACGTCGCGGCGATCGACCAGGGCACGACCTCGACCCGCTGCCTGATCTTCGACCACCACGGCCGGATGGTCTCGGTGGCCCAGCACGAGCACGCGCAGCACTACCCCCAGCCGGGCTGGGCCGAGCAGGACGCCGCCGAGATCTGGCGCAACACGCTGCGGGTGCTGCCCGAGGCGCTCGCCGACGCCGGGCTGTCGGCCGCCGACCTCGCCGCGGTCGGGATCGCCAACCAGCGCGAGACCACCGTGGTCTGGGACCGCACGACCGGCCGGCCGCTGGCCCGGGCCATCACCTGGCAGGACACCCGCACCGCCGAGCTCGTCGAGGAGCTGAACCAGGGCCCCCACGCCGACCTGTTCCGCGAGGTGTGTGGACTGGCGCCGGCCGGCTACTTCGCGGCCCCGCGGCTGCGGTGGCTGCTCGACCACGTGCCCGGGCTCGAGCGCCGGGCCCGCAGCGGCGACATCGCCTTCGGGACGATGGAGAGCTGGCTGATCTGGAACCTCACCGGCGGGCCCGACGGCGGCGTCCACGTCACCGACGTGACCAACGCCAGCCGGACCCTGCTCATGGACATCCGCACGCTCGACTGGGACCAGCGCCTGCTCGACGCGCTCGACATCCCGCGCGAGCTGCTGCCCGAGGTCCGGCCCAACGCCCAGGTCTACGGCGAGTGCGTCGTCGGCCTGCCGGGCGTGCCGATCGGCGGCGCCTTCGGCGACCAGCAGGCCGCACTGTTCGGCCAGACCTGCTTCGAGGCCGGCGAGGCGAAGTGCACCTACGGCACCGGCGCGTTCCTCCTGATGAACACCGGTGACCAGATCACCACCTCCGAGCACGGGCTGCTCTCGACGGTCGCCTACGCCCTGGAGGGCCAGGCGCCGGTCTACGCCACCGAGGGGTCGATCGCCGTCGCCGGCGCGCTCGTGCAGTGGTTCCGCGACTCGCTGGAGATGATCCGCTCGGCCCCCGAGATCGAGACGCTCGCGCGCCGCGTCGAGGACAACGGCGGGTGTTACATCGTGCCCGCCTTCGCCGGGCTCTTCGCGCCCCGCTGGCAGCCGGACGCGCGCGGCGTGGTGGTCGGGCTGACGTCGTACGTGACGCGGTCGCACCTGGCACGCGCCGTCCTCGAGGCGACGGCGTGGCAGACCGCGGAGGTGGTCGAGGCGATGGCCGCCGACACGGGGATCAACTTCACCCGGCTCAAGGTCGACGGCGGGATGACCGCCAACCACCTGCTCATGCAGTCGGTGGCCGACGTCCTCGCCGTGCCGGTCGAGCGACCGCTGGTGGCGGAGTCGGTCTCGCTCGGCGCGGCCTACGCCGCCGGCCTGGCCGTGGGCTACTGGCCCGACCTCCAGGGACTGCGCGACAACTGGCACCGCGCCGCGGTGTGGGAGCCGGCGATGAGCGACGCGCTCCGGCGCCGCGAGCGGGCCGCCTGGGACCGCGCCGTCGAGCGGACCCTACACTGGGTGCACGACGACGACGCCGCCCGCTGA
- a CDS encoding histidine phosphatase family protein translates to MRLHLVRHGRPSVERHRPAHEWVLDPAHYDDVWTLRDRLPRHAAWYCSPEPRATETAQLLTDAGVGIVDGLREHVRDSTEWVEDLEDAVRDAFARPEVSVRAGWEPLAHCRARVVAAVEPILATHADEDVVLVGHGTAWTALAAVLGGTEPDLDRWARLTLPDVLVLDLA, encoded by the coding sequence GTGAGGCTGCACCTGGTCCGCCACGGCCGCCCCTCGGTCGAGCGCCACCGGCCCGCGCACGAGTGGGTGCTCGACCCTGCGCACTACGACGACGTGTGGACCCTGCGCGACCGGCTGCCGCGGCACGCGGCCTGGTACTGCTCGCCCGAGCCCCGGGCGACCGAGACCGCCCAGCTGCTCACCGACGCCGGCGTGGGGATCGTCGACGGGCTGCGCGAGCACGTGCGCGACTCGACGGAGTGGGTCGAGGACCTCGAGGACGCCGTCCGCGACGCCTTCGCGAGGCCCGAGGTGTCGGTCCGCGCGGGCTGGGAGCCGCTCGCGCACTGCCGCGCCCGCGTGGTCGCGGCCGTCGAGCCGATCCTGGCCACCCACGCCGACGAGGACGTCGTCCTGGTCGGCCACGGGACCGCCTGGACGGCGCTGGCCGCCGTCCTGGGCGGCACCGAGCCGGACCTCGACCGGTGGGCCCGCCTCACCCTCCCGGACGTGCTGGTCCTCGATCTGGCCTGA
- a CDS encoding phosphatidate cytidylyltransferase: MPPASPAPSPSSSGSSSGPSAAPPKDHGRAGRDLKAAVGSAVVLLGAIAASLAFWKPAFMVIVVIAVVVAIWELRQGLLAKDIDLPEQPLMLGGVVMVVVAYLWGTDALVTATAVSALVVMLWLLRRGIDGYVKTATASVFTLVYVPFLGSFVALMLSEGGLDGGGLDDDGVQGILAFILVTIASDIGGYIAGVLFGKHPMAPVISPKKSWEGFAGSAVFCLAAGWALVVLLLDGDWWVGLCLGLVTVVMATLGDLCESVMKRDLGIKDMSQVIPGHGGLMDRLDSLLATIAPIWLLLHYLVFT, from the coding sequence ATGCCACCCGCGTCCCCGGCCCCCTCCCCGTCGTCGTCCGGCTCCTCCTCCGGTCCGTCGGCGGCGCCGCCGAAGGACCACGGGCGGGCCGGCCGTGACCTGAAGGCGGCCGTCGGCTCGGCCGTGGTGCTGCTCGGCGCGATCGCGGCCTCGCTGGCGTTCTGGAAGCCGGCCTTCATGGTGATCGTCGTGATCGCCGTGGTGGTCGCCATCTGGGAGCTGCGCCAGGGCCTGCTGGCCAAGGACATCGACCTGCCCGAGCAGCCGCTGATGCTCGGCGGCGTCGTGATGGTCGTCGTCGCCTACCTGTGGGGCACCGACGCGCTGGTCACCGCCACCGCCGTCTCGGCGCTGGTGGTCATGCTGTGGCTGCTGCGCCGGGGCATCGACGGGTACGTCAAGACGGCCACCGCGTCGGTCTTCACGCTCGTCTACGTGCCGTTCCTCGGCTCCTTCGTCGCGCTGATGCTCTCCGAGGGCGGCCTCGACGGGGGCGGCCTCGACGACGACGGCGTCCAGGGCATCCTCGCCTTCATCCTGGTCACCATCGCCTCCGACATCGGCGGCTACATCGCCGGCGTGCTCTTCGGCAAGCACCCGATGGCCCCGGTGATCTCCCCGAAGAAGTCGTGGGAGGGCTTCGCCGGCTCGGCGGTGTTCTGCCTGGCCGCCGGGTGGGCGCTCGTGGTCCTCCTGCTCGACGGCGACTGGTGGGTCGGCCTGTGCCTCGGCCTGGTCACCGTGGTCATGGCGACCCTCGGCGACCTGTGCGAGTCGGTGATGAAGCGCGACCTCGGCATCAAGGACATGAGCCAGGTGATCCCGGGCCACGGCGGCCTGATGGACCGCCTCGACTCGCTGCTGGCCACGATCGCGCCGATCTGGCTGCTCCTGCACTACCTCGTCTTCACGTGA
- the frr gene encoding ribosome recycling factor has translation MKDILNEADSKMDKSVEATREEFAAIRAGRATPSMFNKIVVEYYGTPTPLQQLASFTAPEARVIMIQPFDMSAMPNVEKAIRDSDLGVNPANDGKVLRCVFPELTEERRKEYIRLARGKAEDGRVAVRNLRRNAKQALEKLEKDGEVGKDDVTGAEKRLDGVTKKHTDEIDEMLKNKEAELLEV, from the coding sequence ATCAAGGACATCCTCAACGAGGCCGACAGCAAGATGGACAAGTCGGTCGAGGCGACGCGCGAGGAGTTCGCGGCGATCCGGGCCGGTCGCGCGACCCCGTCGATGTTCAACAAGATCGTCGTCGAGTACTACGGCACCCCGACGCCGCTGCAGCAGCTGGCGTCGTTCACCGCGCCCGAGGCGCGGGTCATCATGATCCAGCCCTTCGACATGAGCGCCATGCCCAACGTCGAGAAGGCGATCCGCGACTCCGACCTCGGCGTGAACCCCGCCAACGACGGCAAGGTGCTGCGCTGCGTGTTCCCCGAGCTCACCGAGGAGCGCCGCAAGGAGTACATCAGGCTCGCCCGCGGCAAGGCCGAGGACGGCCGTGTCGCCGTGCGCAACCTGCGGCGCAACGCCAAGCAGGCCCTCGAGAAGCTCGAGAAGGACGGCGAGGTCGGCAAGGACGACGTCACCGGCGCCGAGAAGCGGCTCGACGGCGTCACCAAGAAGCACACCGACGAGATCGACGAGATGCTGAAGAACAAGGAGGCCGAGCTGCTCGAGGTCTGA